One window of the Candidatus Eisenbacteria bacterium genome contains the following:
- a CDS encoding HAMP domain-containing histidine kinase, with the protein MTRRSIAGRVTLLLQAVAVVAVLAFAAASLWFTARALRVEEVRLLREMARRVAAGIDDELHEAGGLKRAAEDALAGEASGEVRIDVFDPNGRLMASTRHLGSPSLALPLPAPGSVDRLKGHVRAAVLTGTGARVVASISGRSHEATMRALTEAITATALPLLVLTVLVSRRMVRRALQPLTLMAERAREASVESGVRSLGGPIGIEEVDRLQESINRLLELLDDHLQAERRFTADASHELLTPLTVISGELELALASPSLPPNVASGIRRAADQMQALRDLVEALLLLRRVSVGAPAKRNGFEPVNLTDLATRALQNARDEHPDRTADISLDAPDEVMVSGHEALLASAVRNLVDNAVKFTVPGKHVGIALQNHDGSAVVIVDDAGDGIPAGDRERVFDPFYRGAEARTRDVGFGLGLPIIRQVARAHGGEVIVEDSPAGGARFTMTLPAWQPN; encoded by the coding sequence ATGACTCGGCGTTCGATCGCGGGCCGGGTGACGCTGCTGCTCCAGGCCGTCGCGGTTGTGGCTGTTCTTGCATTCGCGGCCGCGTCGCTGTGGTTCACGGCGCGGGCCCTCCGCGTCGAGGAGGTGCGACTCCTGCGCGAGATGGCGCGTCGAGTGGCCGCCGGTATCGACGACGAGCTTCACGAGGCGGGTGGGCTCAAGAGAGCGGCCGAGGACGCGCTGGCGGGGGAAGCATCCGGCGAAGTCCGCATCGATGTCTTCGATCCGAACGGCAGGCTCATGGCCTCGACGCGGCACCTCGGCTCCCCATCGCTCGCCCTTCCCTTGCCAGCGCCGGGCAGCGTGGATCGGCTCAAGGGACACGTCCGCGCGGCCGTCCTGACCGGCACAGGTGCGCGAGTGGTGGCGTCGATTTCAGGCCGGAGCCATGAAGCGACCATGCGCGCGCTCACGGAGGCAATCACGGCAACCGCGCTGCCGCTGCTGGTGCTCACCGTGCTCGTGAGCCGCCGAATGGTGCGCAGGGCCTTGCAGCCGCTGACGCTCATGGCGGAACGGGCGCGGGAGGCATCGGTGGAGTCCGGGGTGCGCTCCCTGGGCGGCCCGATCGGCATCGAGGAGGTGGATCGGCTGCAAGAATCGATCAACCGTTTACTCGAGCTGCTGGACGATCACCTGCAGGCCGAGCGTCGGTTCACGGCCGATGCCTCGCATGAGCTCCTGACCCCCCTGACGGTGATCTCGGGGGAGCTGGAGCTTGCGCTCGCGAGCCCGAGTCTGCCACCGAATGTCGCGTCTGGGATCCGCAGGGCAGCCGACCAAATGCAGGCGTTGCGAGACCTGGTGGAGGCATTGCTGCTGCTCCGTCGCGTTTCGGTCGGCGCGCCGGCGAAAAGAAATGGATTCGAGCCGGTCAATCTTACCGACCTGGCCACGCGGGCGCTTCAAAACGCGCGTGACGAGCACCCTGACCGCACCGCGGATATCTCGCTCGATGCGCCGGACGAGGTCATGGTGTCGGGCCATGAGGCACTCCTCGCCTCGGCTGTTCGCAACCTCGTGGACAACGCGGTCAAGTTCACAGTCCCCGGGAAGCATGTCGGCATCGCGCTCCAGAATCACGATGGCTCGGCGGTCGTGATCGTGGACGATGCCGGGGATGGCATCCCTGCCGGCGACAGGGAGCGAGTCTTCGACCCGTTCTACAGGGGGGCCGAGGCGAGGACCCGGGATGTAGGGTTCGGCCTCGGGCTGCCCATTATCCGACAGGTCGCGCGTGCCCACGGCGGGGAGGTCATCGTTGAGGACTCCCCGGCGGGTGGCGCGCGATTCACGATGACCCTTCCGGCATGGCAACCCAATTGA
- a CDS encoding TolC family protein, translating to MATQLNGLEGFRRGYRGQRVRAAFLKLILSASSFALGSGRTVACALPADTTALPGTTSLTVEQCVALARERAPDVTAAAALRLSARLDSVATWYNRRPSFALSGGTAVAPKGFYDPVITNLGDYQLTLGMDWPLLDRGTRARERARAALETASATSDLALTARDAGRRAATVALDLLRQEEKERYQADAALWLERLSSAVESGVRSGAHGRADALRAGLEHSTAAAALVDTRRARAELDRELAELIGGVEERTVRVLEPDAAAEAPLAAADSARLLARAAELPAVRAAEIEEARMRLAVREAQRKNALEVGFAADAGLKGADLTRLVPEDMRLSDPGATFSDRVKRDLGASVSLNFRRPILDRARSAMVAAREEALKAASLRRRTAALRARRDALDLTGRWRAASERVAIERTAAGKGEENLVRMRSLYAGGGAGLLEVLDARRQLDEARSRLTEARFEARRAYYEARIP from the coding sequence ATGGCAACCCAATTGAATGGGCTGGAGGGATTCCGCAGGGGGTATCGGGGCCAGCGCGTGCGGGCCGCCTTCCTCAAGCTGATCCTCTCGGCATCGTCATTCGCGCTCGGGAGCGGTAGAACCGTCGCGTGCGCCCTTCCCGCCGACACAACCGCCCTCCCCGGCACAACCTCGCTCACCGTCGAACAGTGCGTGGCGCTCGCGCGGGAGCGCGCCCCCGACGTCACGGCCGCGGCGGCGCTCCGCCTTTCGGCACGATTGGATTCCGTCGCGACCTGGTACAACCGGCGCCCTTCCTTCGCCCTGAGCGGCGGCACCGCCGTCGCGCCGAAGGGGTTCTACGATCCCGTGATCACGAATCTCGGCGATTACCAGCTCACCCTCGGCATGGACTGGCCCCTGCTCGACAGAGGGACCCGCGCGCGGGAACGCGCACGCGCCGCGCTGGAAACGGCGAGCGCGACGTCCGATCTCGCCCTGACCGCACGCGACGCCGGGCGAAGGGCGGCGACCGTGGCGCTCGATCTGCTCCGGCAGGAAGAGAAAGAGCGGTATCAGGCGGACGCAGCTCTGTGGCTCGAGCGGCTCTCCTCCGCGGTGGAGTCGGGTGTGCGTTCGGGAGCGCACGGGCGCGCCGACGCGCTCCGAGCTGGACTCGAACACTCCACGGCCGCTGCGGCGCTGGTCGATACCCGGCGGGCGCGCGCGGAGTTGGATCGGGAGCTGGCCGAGTTGATCGGTGGCGTCGAAGAGCGAACCGTCCGCGTTCTCGAGCCAGACGCGGCCGCGGAGGCACCGCTGGCCGCGGCGGATTCCGCGCGGCTCCTTGCGCGCGCCGCCGAGCTGCCGGCGGTGCGCGCCGCGGAGATCGAGGAAGCTCGGATGCGCCTTGCGGTACGGGAGGCGCAGCGCAAAAACGCGCTCGAGGTTGGATTCGCCGCGGACGCGGGACTCAAGGGAGCGGACCTCACACGGCTGGTTCCGGAGGACATGCGCCTTTCGGATCCGGGCGCGACGTTCTCGGATCGCGTGAAGCGTGACCTTGGCGCCTCGGTCTCGCTCAACTTTCGGCGCCCGATCCTTGACCGGGCGCGCTCCGCGATGGTCGCCGCGCGCGAGGAGGCGTTGAAAGCGGCGAGCCTTCGCCGGAGGACGGCCGCGCTTCGGGCACGGCGCGACGCGCTCGATCTGACGGGGCGATGGCGTGCCGCGTCCGAACGGGTAGCCATCGAACGGACCGCCGCCGGAAAGGGAGAGGAGAATCTGGTACGCATGAGAAGCCTCTACGCCGGGGGCGGAGCCGGCTTGCTCGAGGTGCTGGACGCGCGGCGGCAGCTCGACGAGGCGCGCTCACGACTCACCGAGGCGAGGTTCGAGGCACGTCGGGCGTATTACGAGGCGAGGATCCCGTGA